In Actinoplanes derwentensis, the following proteins share a genomic window:
- a CDS encoding nitrilase-related carbon-nitrogen hydrolase gives MRVVMELIRAATFDSPARVEEPVRPLLRVGVVQHRWRSDPAELREVLFGGIARAAAEGASVVFLPELTLSRYPAFEEPVGKPVDAAEDLVGGPTVAFAAEAARRYGILVHASLYEKVDLGDGLGYNTAILVDESGNVVAKTRKTHIPVTEGYVEDKYFRPGPADDAYPIHRVGDVAFGLPTCWDEWFPEVARAYALAGADILAYPTAIGSEPDHPGFDTQPLWQQVIVGHAIANGLFMIVPNRTGDEGGISFYGSSFIADPYGRILARAPRDDEAVLVADLDLDQRKDWLTLFPFLRTRRPDTYGGLA, from the coding sequence ATGAGGGTGGTCATGGAGCTGATCCGGGCGGCGACGTTCGACTCGCCCGCGCGTGTCGAGGAGCCGGTTCGGCCGTTGCTGCGGGTCGGGGTGGTGCAGCATCGGTGGCGTTCGGATCCGGCTGAGCTGCGGGAAGTGTTGTTCGGCGGGATTGCTCGGGCGGCTGCGGAAGGGGCTTCGGTGGTGTTTCTGCCGGAGTTGACGCTGTCGCGGTATCCGGCGTTCGAGGAGCCGGTCGGGAAGCCGGTCGATGCGGCTGAGGACCTGGTCGGTGGGCCTACCGTGGCGTTCGCTGCCGAGGCTGCCCGGCGGTACGGGATTCTGGTGCACGCGTCGTTGTATGAGAAGGTCGATCTGGGGGACGGCCTGGGATACAACACCGCGATATTGGTGGACGAGTCCGGAAATGTCGTTGCGAAGACTCGGAAGACGCATATTCCGGTTACCGAGGGCTACGTCGAGGACAAGTATTTCCGGCCCGGGCCGGCTGACGACGCCTACCCGATCCACCGTGTCGGTGATGTCGCGTTCGGGCTGCCGACCTGCTGGGACGAATGGTTTCCGGAGGTCGCCCGCGCGTATGCGCTGGCCGGCGCCGACATTCTGGCCTACCCGACTGCGATCGGCTCCGAACCCGACCATCCGGGGTTCGACACCCAGCCGCTGTGGCAGCAGGTCATCGTCGGGCACGCCATCGCCAACGGCCTCTTCATGATCGTCCCGAACCGGACCGGTGACGAGGGCGGCATCAGTTTCTACGGTTCGTCGTTCATCGCCGACCCGTACGGCCGGATCCTCGCCCGAGCACCCCGCGACGACGAAGCCGTGCTGGTCGCCGACCTCGACCTCGACCAGCGTAAAGACTGGCTGACGCTGTTCCCGTTCCTGCGGACCCGGCGCCCCGACACCTACGGTGGCCTGGCGTGA
- a CDS encoding agmatine deiminase family protein, whose translation MTWRMPAETEPHTCTWMAWPSSGYTDGDDAREAWASVALAVAEFEPVRMVVDPSAVKDARRWLGNAVEYFEAPLDDAWMRDIGPTFVVGPDGLGAVDWVFNGWGGQSWATWERDARIARQVAEWAGATIIGSELVNEGGGIHVDGQGAVLVTETVQLDPGRNPGWSRNDVEAELFRTLGADRVVWLPRGLTRDYAEFGTRGHVDIVATFTAPGAVLLHLQTNPRHPDHAVYDAIKAAFPAGWIVENLPAPEKINDATGPVDHSYVNHLVCNAGVVACTFDDPRDAAALDILAAAYPGRRVIGVDARAIFARGGGIHCITQQEPAVPGGKP comes from the coding sequence GTGACGTGGCGGATGCCGGCCGAGACCGAGCCGCACACCTGCACCTGGATGGCCTGGCCGTCCTCGGGGTACACCGACGGTGACGACGCCCGCGAGGCGTGGGCCTCGGTGGCCCTGGCGGTCGCCGAGTTCGAACCGGTCCGGATGGTCGTCGACCCGTCGGCCGTCAAGGACGCCCGCCGCTGGCTGGGTAACGCCGTCGAGTACTTCGAGGCGCCACTCGACGACGCCTGGATGCGTGACATCGGCCCCACCTTCGTCGTCGGCCCGGACGGCCTCGGTGCGGTGGACTGGGTGTTCAACGGCTGGGGCGGGCAGAGCTGGGCGACGTGGGAACGGGACGCGAGGATCGCCCGGCAGGTCGCCGAGTGGGCCGGTGCCACGATCATCGGCTCGGAGCTGGTCAACGAGGGCGGCGGCATTCACGTGGACGGCCAAGGCGCCGTGCTGGTGACCGAAACCGTTCAGCTTGATCCGGGTCGTAACCCGGGCTGGTCGAGAAATGACGTCGAGGCCGAGTTGTTTCGTACGCTCGGCGCTGACCGGGTGGTGTGGTTGCCGCGTGGCTTGACTCGTGACTATGCAGAGTTCGGGACGCGCGGCCATGTCGACATCGTGGCGACGTTCACCGCGCCGGGGGCCGTGCTGCTTCATCTCCAGACCAACCCGCGGCACCCGGATCACGCCGTGTATGACGCGATAAAAGCGGCATTCCCGGCGGGTTGGATCGTGGAAAACCTGCCGGCCCCCGAGAAGATCAACGACGCCACCGGGCCAGTTGATCATTCTTACGTCAATCACCTAGTCTGCAACGCCGGTGTCGTCGCCTGCACGTTCGACGATCCCCGGGACGCCGCGGCTCTGGACATCCTGGCCGCCGCCTATCCCGGCCGCCGGGTGATCGGCGTCGACGCCCGGGCGATCTTCGCCCGCGGAGGCGGCATCCATTGCATCACCCAGCAGGAACCCGCCGTACCTGGAGGAAAACCGTGA
- a CDS encoding flavin monoamine oxidase family protein gives MTDFDVVVVGAGVTGLTVANRLHAAGKSVIVLEARDRVGGRLLTEDIEGVRLEVGGQWVSPDQTALLALIDELGLEMYSRYRAGESVYIGADGVRRTFEGEKFPVSATTEAEMARLTDELDRLAAAMNPLRPWEHPDADELDRISFATWLAAQTDDAEARDNIGLYIGPAMLTKPAHSFSALSAVLMAASAGGFSNLVDADFILDRRVVGGLQRVPLALADRLPDGTVHLSEAVTKIEWDDDGGTVFTGRGSYSGRKIVMAVPPTLVSRVQYIPALPPVQAQMRQHISFGLVVKLHITYDTPFWRAQGLSGTAFSPYALVHEAYDNTNEDVDGETRGTLVGFVSDVKADSILSLDPDTRKKAVLDSLAAYYGPEALTPVAYYESPWMADEWTVGAFGTSFDIGSLTRYGRHLRQEVGPLSFASSDIAGLGFQHVDGAIRMGEEIFSRYE, from the coding sequence GTGACCGACTTCGACGTCGTGGTGGTCGGTGCCGGTGTCACCGGACTGACCGTCGCCAACCGCCTGCACGCCGCCGGGAAGAGCGTGATCGTCCTGGAAGCGCGCGACCGGGTCGGCGGGCGCCTGCTCACCGAGGACATCGAGGGGGTCCGCCTGGAAGTCGGCGGCCAGTGGGTCTCCCCGGACCAGACCGCCCTGCTCGCACTGATCGACGAGCTGGGCCTGGAGATGTACTCCCGCTACCGCGCCGGCGAGTCGGTCTACATCGGCGCCGACGGGGTGCGCCGCACGTTCGAGGGCGAGAAGTTCCCGGTCTCGGCCACCACCGAAGCCGAGATGGCCCGCCTCACGGACGAACTCGACCGTCTGGCCGCCGCGATGAACCCGCTCCGCCCGTGGGAGCACCCGGACGCCGACGAACTGGACCGCATCTCGTTCGCGACCTGGCTCGCCGCGCAGACCGACGACGCTGAAGCCCGCGACAACATCGGCCTTTACATCGGCCCGGCGATGCTGACCAAACCGGCCCACTCGTTCTCGGCCCTGTCCGCGGTGCTGATGGCGGCGTCGGCGGGCGGTTTCAGCAACCTCGTCGACGCCGACTTCATCCTGGACCGCCGGGTCGTCGGCGGCCTCCAGCGGGTACCGCTCGCACTCGCGGACCGGCTCCCCGACGGCACCGTGCACCTGTCGGAAGCGGTCACGAAGATCGAATGGGACGACGACGGCGGCACGGTCTTCACCGGCCGGGGCAGTTACTCCGGCCGCAAGATCGTGATGGCGGTGCCGCCGACACTGGTCAGCCGGGTGCAGTACATCCCCGCGCTCCCGCCGGTCCAGGCCCAGATGCGCCAGCACATCTCGTTCGGCCTGGTGGTGAAACTGCACATCACCTATGACACGCCGTTCTGGCGCGCGCAAGGCCTGTCCGGAACGGCGTTCAGCCCCTATGCGCTGGTCCACGAAGCCTATGACAACACCAATGAGGACGTCGACGGCGAAACCCGCGGCACCCTGGTCGGATTCGTCTCCGACGTGAAAGCCGACAGCATCCTGTCGCTCGATCCGGACACCCGCAAGAAGGCGGTCCTGGATTCACTGGCCGCCTATTACGGCCCGGAGGCACTGACGCCGGTCGCCTATTACGAGAGCCCGTGGATGGCCGACGAATGGACCGTCGGCGCCTTCGGCACCAGCTTCGACATCGGTTCGCTGACCCGTTACGGCCGCCATCTGCGCCAGGAGGTGGGCCCGCTCTCGTTCGCGAGCAGCGACATCGCGGGTCTCGGTTTCCAGCACGTGGACGGTGCGATCCGGATGGGCGAAGAGATCTTTTCTCGGTACGAATGA
- a CDS encoding response regulator, with product MEAHDQRNRCRPPLVTDGRSARAASPCDLVLLDLGLPDTDGLDVCRELRARGAVPIIVISARAGGIDRVVGLERGADDYVGFQSYQTYDQLSAAEGIPMLERSLKNFATLHSGSELSDCSNGGDRWWRRSGYGRRTWCWSA from the coding sequence ATGGAAGCCCACGACCAGCGGAATCGTTGTCGGCCACCGTTGGTGACCGACGGCCGGTCCGCTCGCGCCGCCAGCCCCTGTGACCTGGTGCTGCTGGACCTGGGGCTGCCCGACACCGACGGCCTCGACGTGTGCCGCGAACTGCGGGCCCGCGGTGCCGTCCCGATCATCGTGATCAGCGCCCGGGCCGGGGGGATCGACCGGGTGGTCGGCCTGGAACGCGGCGCCGACGACTACGTCGGATTCCAGTCTTACCAGACATATGATCAACTTTCGGCCGCCGAAGGGATCCCCATGCTTGAGCGGTCGCTCAAAAACTTCGCTACTCTGCACTCGGGCAGCGAATTGAGCGACTGCTCAAACGGGGGAGACCGATGGTGGAGAAGAAGCGGATACGGGCGGCGAACCTGGTGCTGGTCGGCCTGA
- a CDS encoding SRPBCC family protein — MVEKKRIRAANLVLVGLIAVFGAVFLWLTVRAGRADSALLFVVLPTVVAASLALVPGGTTHGKVFRLTTIGLLLAAVALHEGAICVVLAAPLVYGVAHIVTGVVGSIRESRRLPALIPLPLLLLGVEGVQPQWRINPDQSVEVSRVIAADPATVPALLAAGPRPADPRPLSLRLLGVPTPGHVHGDGLAAGDRWTFGYHGSSHGPGGQIVTEVTEAGPQRIVFRVVEDSSITGRWVDLRDATLSWQQLGTGTEVTVRIDYRRGLDPSWYFGPLQDSLMSAGAEHLLDMLVLR; from the coding sequence ATGGTGGAGAAGAAGCGGATACGGGCGGCGAACCTGGTGCTGGTCGGCCTGATCGCCGTCTTCGGGGCGGTGTTCCTGTGGCTCACCGTCCGCGCCGGGCGCGCCGACAGCGCCCTGCTGTTCGTGGTTCTGCCGACCGTGGTGGCCGCGTCCCTGGCACTCGTGCCCGGGGGCACCACACACGGGAAGGTGTTCCGGCTGACCACCATCGGTCTGCTGCTCGCGGCCGTGGCCCTGCACGAGGGAGCGATCTGTGTCGTGCTCGCCGCGCCGCTCGTCTACGGGGTCGCGCACATCGTCACCGGCGTGGTCGGCTCGATCCGGGAGTCCCGGCGGCTGCCGGCACTGATCCCGCTGCCCCTGCTGCTGCTCGGTGTGGAAGGCGTGCAACCGCAGTGGCGGATCAACCCGGACCAGTCCGTCGAGGTCAGCCGGGTGATCGCCGCCGACCCGGCGACCGTGCCGGCCCTGCTCGCCGCCGGCCCGCGACCGGCTGACCCGCGACCGCTGTCACTGCGGCTGCTCGGCGTCCCGACTCCGGGTCACGTGCACGGCGACGGGCTGGCCGCGGGGGACCGGTGGACGTTCGGATACCACGGCAGCTCACACGGGCCGGGCGGGCAGATCGTCACCGAGGTCACCGAGGCCGGGCCGCAGCGGATCGTCTTCCGGGTCGTCGAGGACAGTTCGATCACCGGCCGCTGGGTGGACCTGCGCGACGCCACCCTGAGCTGGCAGCAGCTGGGAACCGGCACCGAGGTCACCGTGCGGATCGACTACCGGCGCGGACTCGACCCGTCCTGGTACTTCGGGCCACTCCAGGACAGCCTGATGAGCGCCGGCGCCGAACACCTGCTGGACATGCTGGTCCTGCGGTGA
- a CDS encoding methyltransferase translates to MTLARYLCLLIPLVALLAAARANPRRAGAALAFTAAATGIAALHEVSSWYTFAAVDGSYRGMPVDLWLGWAVLWGPIPVLLRRHLPLPVALGLLLWIDAIAMPALEPLVVLGPHWLTGDILGLLLIALPAQLLGRWTDDRRHLILRVLLQMAVFTALVMWLAPSVAYTFGDGGWQHLRGLPAEVRFLLAQAGLVVALPALAAVREFAIRGDGTPFPWDPPQKIITTGPYAYLANPMQLSAVLLLLLLAAVTHSTVLAAAAVTAVAFSAAVAGPHEEHDMARRYGEQWRAYRRHVRDWWPSPVPYRASTPATVWLDDDCGPCRAFRDALNRRNPVNLTIRPAADHERTLWRARYEAADGYTVDGVGAVARALEHTSLLPAYASWLLLLPVFKHLAQLVTDALIAPPHPALRQNERQ, encoded by the coding sequence ATCACGCTGGCCCGCTACCTGTGCCTGCTGATCCCGCTGGTGGCACTGCTGGCGGCGGCCCGCGCGAACCCGCGCCGGGCGGGTGCCGCCCTGGCCTTCACCGCCGCCGCCACCGGCATCGCGGCCCTCCACGAGGTGTCCAGCTGGTACACGTTCGCAGCGGTCGACGGCTCCTACCGGGGTATGCCGGTGGACCTGTGGCTGGGCTGGGCCGTGCTCTGGGGGCCGATCCCCGTGCTGCTCCGGCGCCACCTGCCGCTGCCGGTGGCGCTCGGCCTGCTCCTGTGGATCGACGCGATCGCGATGCCGGCCCTGGAACCACTGGTGGTCCTCGGCCCGCACTGGCTGACCGGCGACATCCTCGGCCTGCTCCTGATCGCCCTGCCCGCGCAACTGCTGGGCCGCTGGACCGACGACCGCCGCCACCTGATCCTCCGGGTCCTGCTGCAGATGGCCGTCTTCACCGCATTGGTGATGTGGCTGGCCCCGAGCGTCGCCTACACCTTCGGCGACGGCGGCTGGCAGCACCTGCGTGGCCTGCCCGCCGAAGTACGGTTCCTGCTCGCCCAAGCGGGGCTGGTGGTGGCCCTGCCCGCACTCGCCGCGGTCCGCGAGTTCGCCATCCGCGGCGACGGCACCCCGTTCCCCTGGGACCCACCACAGAAGATCATCACCACCGGGCCGTACGCCTACCTCGCCAACCCGATGCAACTCAGCGCCGTACTCCTGCTGCTCCTGCTGGCCGCTGTCACCCACAGCACGGTCCTCGCGGCGGCGGCCGTGACCGCAGTCGCCTTCTCCGCCGCGGTCGCCGGTCCGCACGAGGAACACGACATGGCCCGGCGGTACGGCGAACAGTGGCGTGCCTACCGGCGGCACGTGCGGGACTGGTGGCCGTCGCCGGTGCCCTACCGGGCGTCGACACCGGCGACCGTGTGGCTCGACGACGACTGCGGGCCGTGCCGGGCGTTCCGTGACGCCCTGAACAGGAGAAACCCGGTCAACCTGACGATCCGTCCGGCCGCCGACCACGAGCGGACACTGTGGCGGGCCCGCTACGAAGCCGCCGACGGCTACACCGTCGACGGAGTCGGTGCCGTCGCCAGAGCCCTCGAACACACCAGCCTGCTCCCCGCGTACGCCAGTTGGCTCCTGCTCCTCCCGGTTTTCAAGCACCTGGCCCAGCTCGTCACCGATGCCCTGATCGCACCTCCCCATCCCGCCCTGCGGCAGAATGAGCGCCAATGA
- a CDS encoding TetR/AcrR family transcriptional regulator has protein sequence MNDTKQRLLDGALTALREHGVTGVSARTIGAAAGVNQALVFYHYKSVDELLGAACLAATRERVTAYADRFAAVGSLRELLQVGLDLHASELAGGNVSVLAQMLAAAQTGERLATPTAAALQLWTDEIEIVLNRLLTGSPVAEVADIPGLSRAVSAAFVGLELFEGVDPAGARQALAALDQLAVLVEVVDELGPIARRALRSKVKSHLKVREPSGPQ, from the coding sequence ATGAACGACACCAAGCAGCGCCTTCTCGACGGAGCTTTGACCGCGCTGCGCGAGCACGGTGTCACCGGGGTCTCGGCCCGGACCATCGGAGCCGCCGCCGGGGTCAACCAGGCGCTCGTCTTCTACCACTACAAGAGTGTCGACGAACTGCTCGGCGCGGCCTGCCTGGCGGCTACCCGGGAGCGGGTGACCGCCTACGCGGACCGGTTCGCGGCGGTCGGTTCGCTGCGGGAGTTGTTGCAGGTCGGGCTTGATCTGCACGCCTCGGAACTGGCCGGCGGCAACGTGTCGGTGCTGGCGCAGATGCTGGCCGCGGCGCAGACCGGGGAACGGCTGGCCACACCCACCGCCGCCGCTCTGCAACTCTGGACCGACGAGATCGAGATCGTGCTGAACCGGCTGCTCACCGGTTCGCCGGTCGCTGAGGTGGCGGACATTCCGGGACTGTCCCGGGCGGTTTCGGCGGCTTTTGTGGGCCTCGAACTGTTCGAGGGGGTGGACCCGGCGGGGGCCCGGCAGGCGCTGGCCGCGCTGGATCAGCTCGCGGTGCTGGTCGAGGTGGTGGACGAGCTGGGGCCGATCGCGCGGCGGGCACTGCGATCGAAGGTCAAGAGTCACCTGAAAGTGCGGGAACCTTCCGGTCCGCAGTAG